The sequence below is a genomic window from Rhodococcus sp. 4CII.
AAGTGATCTCCTGGATTGTGGTGCTTCGCTGATTCGCGGGGGCGGTCATACCGCTGCCACCATCAGCGCCGTGGCGAGGACGACGATCAGCCCTCCCGCCGCGGCGACCAGAACGGAACCGGTGATGATGCCGATACCGGTCGCGCAGACGAGGCACACGAACGTCGTCAGTGCTACGTCGGCGAGACCGAATCGTCTCGTGACCCTGGTGGGGCTGTGAAGTGCCTCGCGGATGCGAGTGTCGGAGTGCATGAAACCTCCTGGTCGGACGTGCAAGGGCGGTACCCGGCGCATGCAGCGACAACGCGGCGACACGAAGGGTGGTGGCCCCGCTTTCTGGAGACCTGAATATGACATCCGTGGCGAAACGTCTCTGGAGTGAGAAATCTCATATGCGCGATGTCTGCAGCATTTATAACGGAAACTGCATGGACTGTCACCTAGACGAGCGTCCGCATAGAATTCCGGGTTTCAGAGCGCCTTGCTGACCGACGACATGTGAAAATCCGGAATGCGAAGCGGTGGCATCGCAGTACGGGTGAACCAGTCCTTCCACTCGCGCGGCAGAGTCCGCTCGGTGGCTCCGGCCTGGGTGACCCTGCGCAGCAGATCGAGAGGACTCTCGTTGAACCGGAAGTTGTTGACGGCAGCCGTGACCTTCCCGTTCTCGACGAGATAGACGCCGTCCCGCGTCAAACCGGTGAGCAGCAGTGTGGCGGGGTCGACCTCCCGGATGTACCAGAGGGTGGTCAGCAGCAGACCGCGTTCGGTCTCGGCCACGATCTGGTCCAGCGACACCGAACCCCCCGCGTCGAGGATCAGGTTGTCGCCGGGCACGGTCACCTCCGCGCCGAACTCCTTCGCCGCGGCCCGCGGGTACGCGAGGGCGTTGACGGTGCCGTCGCGCACCCAGTCGACCCGCCCTGCCTCCATGCCGTTGTCGAAGACGGACAGGGCTTCGGACGACGACCCGGTGACGACGAACGGCGCATACTCCAGGCCGAGCGCGGCCGGATCGGACGAGAGGGTCAGAGGGAGTGCGCTCAGCTTCTCGCCGACCCGGGTGCCGCCGGGCGCCGACAGCGCGGAATGCCCCTCTTCCGCGGCCCGCCCCTCCATGGTCCACATGAGGTAGATCATGAGGTCCGCGACCGCGGAGGGCGGCAGGATCGTCTCGTAGCGGCCCGCGGGCAACTCCACCCGGTTGCGGGCCCAATCGAGGCGGGTGGACAGATCCTGCAGCAACTTCACGCTCGCCACATCCGTGAAGTCCTTGGTGCTGGTACCCACCCAGGCGCTGGCGTCGCCGCGTTTCCCGTTGATCTCGACCGACCCGGTGGGCTGGGCGAATCGGCGCCGGATGCCGGTGGAGGTGCCCAGCCAGGTGGTGTGCAGCTGGTGATGGGCGAAACCGTAGAGCTGGTCGTCGCCGTCGAAGCCCATGCTCAGATCCTGGGCCAGCTGCTCGAACGCCCCGATCTCGGTGCGCTCGGCCGGGGTCTCCCAGTGCTCGTCGGTGCCGGAACCGGTGAGCAGGGGCATCGCGTCGGATGCGGGCGTGGCTGCGCGGGCGGCGATTTCGGCCGAACGCACCACGCCGTCGATGTCTGCGGCGTCGACACTCGCCGATGTGACGATGCCGACCTTCGCGTCCTCGCCGGCCCGGACGATCGAGATCACGGTCCAGCTGCGGGAGGTGGACACGCCGTTGGTGGTCATCGAGTTGCCCGCCCACCGCAGGGCGGCCTCGCTGGCGTCGGTGACGATCACGATCGTCTCGTCGACGGTGGCGCGGGCCAGGACCTGCTCGACGAGTTGCTGCGGTGCGATCATCGGCCGCCTTCCGTCCGGGTGTTCAGTACGTTCACGCCGCGGAAGAGCGCCGACGGGCAGCCGTGGCTGACGGCCGCGACCTGACCGGGTTGCGCCTTGCCGCAGTTGAATGCGCCGCCGAGCTGCCAGGTGGACCGGCCGCCGACAGCGTCCATCGAACCCCAGAAATCCGTGGTGGTCGCCTGATAGGCGACGTCGCGGAGTTGCCCGTCGAGTTTCCCGCCGCGGATGCGGTAGAACCGCTGACCGGTGAACTGAAAGTTGTAGCGCTGCATGTCGATCGACCAGGACTTGTCGCCGACCACGAATATGCCGTCTTCCACACCGGAGATCAGATCGTCCGTGCTGCGATCGGTGTCGGGATCGGGCTGCAGCGACACATTGGCCATCCGCTGGATCGGAACGTGGTGCGGCGAGTCGGCGTACGAGCAGCCGTTCGAACGGTCCAGCCCGAGTCGCGGCGCGAACGCCCGGTCGAGTTGGTAGCCGACGAGGAGCCCGTCGGCGACCAGGTCCCAGGACTGCGTTGCCACGCCTTCGTCGTCGTAGCCGACGGTCGCCAGCCCGTGCCGTTCGGTCCGGTCGGCGGTGACGTGCATGATCGGGGTCCCGTACCGGAGCGTGCCCAGCAGGTCGGGGGTGGCGAACGACGTCCCGGCATAGGCGGCCTCGTAGCCGATGGCACGGTCGTATTCGGTGGCGTGCCCGATGGACTCGTGGATCGTCAACCACAGGTTCGTGGGGTCGATCACCAGATCCGTGGGGCCGGCCACCACGGACGGGGCCTTCACCTTCTCGGCCAGCAGATGGGGGATCTCCGCGAGTTCGCCGGTCCAGTCCCACACGCCGTCACCGGCGACGTACTCCCACCCGCGCCCGACCGGGGGCGCGAGGGTGCGCATCGTCTCGAACACACCGGCAGACTGGTCGACGGTGGTGGCCTCGAGTTGCGGATGCAGCCGCACCCGCTGCTGCACGATGGACGATCCGGCGAGATCGGCGTAGAACGTCTGCTCCTTCACCTGCAGGCAGCCGGCGGTGACGTGGTCGACGCCGTCCGACGCGAGCATCCTGTGGGAGTATTCGCCGAGCAGCGAGATCTTGTCGGAGGCGGGAACTTCGAACGGATCGACGTCGTAGTCGGACACCCAGTGGACGTCGGTGTACACCGGTTCGCCGGCGAGTTCGACGTGTTCCCGGTTGAGTCCGCGCAGCGCACGGGCGACGGCCACCGCCTGCTCCGCGGTGGCGGCGGCCGTCGCGGGCGTCAGCTCGGCGTGCGAGGCGAAACCCCAGGTGCCGTCGACGACCACGCGCACCGCGAAGCCGAGTTCGTCGGTGTCGACCGCCGACTGCACCTCGCCGTCGCGCAGTCGCAGCGACTGGCTGGTCAGGCGGTGCACGCGCAGGTCCGCGTGCGACGCCCCGGCCGCCCGCGCCGCGGTGAGTGCCGCGTCCGCCAGCGAACGCAGAGGAAGGGCAAGGAATTCCGGATCAACCTGTCGTGGAGCCGTCACCTGGACCACCGTAGTCGGTCGCTCAGCCGAATTGCTGCCAACCCAACCGGATGACCATGGCGATCACCACCATCAGCAGGGTGATCCGGACGAAACCGGCGCCCCTGCTCAGGGCCATCCGCGAACCGGTGACCGCGCCGATCACGTTGCACACCGCCATACTCAGACCGAGCGCCCACAGCACGTGACCGGTGACGGCGAAGAACACCAGCGCACCCAGATTGGATCCGAGGTTGATCACCTTCGCCATCGCGGCGCTGCGGACGAATTCGGTACCGAGGAAGGTGGCGAAGCTGATGATGAGGAATGTGCCGGTGCCCGGCCCGAACAGCCCGTCGTAGAAGCCGAGGAGGCCTGCGGAGAGCAGGACGACCGCGACCACCTTCCGCCGAGTCGGCGGATCCTTCGCCAGCGTGGTTCCCAGCTGGGGCCGGATCGTCACGAACACGGCGACACCGACGAGCACCGCCATGATCAGTGGGATGAAGACGTCCTTGTCGATCCGCGACACCGTCGCGGCGCCGAGCGCGGATGTGATCGCCGCGAGCAGGCCGGCCGGAACCAGCAACCGCCAGTTCATCGGAATGCGGCGCGCGAACGTGACCACGGCGGCGGACGTGCCGGTGAACGCGGTGAGTTTGTTGGTGGCCAGCGCCGCCTGCGGCGTCAGTTGCGGGGCGACGAGGAACAGCGCGGGAATGAGGATCAGCCCACCGCCGCCGACTACGGCGTCGACCCACCCGGCGGCTGTCGCGGCGGTGAGAAGAAGCGCCCAGTCACCCACATTCATGGTGCTGACTCAACCACACCCACCGCGAGGTACTTACGCTGTGCACATGCGGAGGTTCAGTCTGTGGCTGCGAGGAAAGCCGACGGTTGCGGACTCGATGTTGGCGGCAATCCTGTTCGCCCTCGAGGTGTTCGCCTTCACCGCGGCCGGTGATCGCTCACCGTGGGTGCAACTCGTCCTTGGCTTCCTGTTGTGCCTGCCCATCGTGTGGCGCCGCACGTACCCGCGTGCCGCGGCCGGGGCGATTCTCGTGGTGTCGATCACGATCACCTTCGTCAGCTATTCGATCGACGACCTCCGGGCCGAGCATCCCGGACTGTTGGCCCTCGCGGTCGGGCTCTACACCCTCGTCGCCTACGTCGACCGGCGTGCGGCCGCCTTGTACGCGGTCGGTCTGGTGCTCGACTCCGCACTCGCCATCTGGCTGCTCGAGCAGGGGCCGCTCGAGGCCGGTCTGTATTCGGCGCTGATCTTCGCGCTGTCGTGGATCACGGCGGAGTTCCTCGGCGCCCGCCGGGCCTACGACGAGGAGGTGGCCGCACGGCTCGCCGTCGCCGACTACGACCGGGACCGGCGCGCCGAGGACGCGGTCGCGGCCGAGCGCACTCGGATCGCGCGAGAGCTGCACGACGTGGTCGCCCACGCCGTGAGCGTGATGATTGTGCAGGCCGACGGTGCGTCCTACGCGTTGAAGAACAACCCCGAGATCGCGAAGCAGGCGCTCACCAACATCGCGAGCACCGGACGGGAGGCACTGGCGGAACTGCGGCGCACCGTGTCGCTGCTGCGCACCGAACCTGCGACCGACGACATGCCCCAGCACGGGACGGCCGGTCTCGCCCGGCTGGTCGACATGATGCGGAGCGCGGGTCTGCCGGTGGAACTGGAGTTGACGGGGAAGCTGGACGACATCAGCCCCGCGGTCAGTCTGGGCGTCCACCGCCTGGTTCAGGAATCGCTGACCAATGTGCTGCGGCACGCCGGAGAGCGCCCGCGCGCGAAGGTGCGGGTCCGTCGCCGCGAGACGGATGTCCTCGTCGAAATCACCGACAACGGCAACTCCACCGGTCAGTTCTCGCTCGGGTCCGGCAACGGATTGCTGGGCATGCGCGAGCGGGTGGCCGTGCTGCACGGCACGCTCGAGGCGGGACGGCAGACCGACGGAAGCTGGCGGGTCACCGCCGAGTTGCCTCTCGAACTGGAGGAGTGAGCGGCTCGGTTACTCCGTCTCTCGTGGGGTCGGTTCCTCCTGCTGGTCGAGGACGCTGACGGTGACGCCGTAGGGGAGGAACCGCACGGAGCGGTGGGGATCGGTGTTGTGCTTGTGTGCGCGGAGCGCGTCGAGTTCGGTGGCATACACCTGTTCGACGCGAGCGACACCCTCGGCGTCGACCGTGTAGATCGCCCACACGCCGTCACCGGTGTCGCCGGTAGTCTCCGGCTTCGTACCGGGGCGCGGTGACCGGGCGAAGTCGGCGAAGACGCCCGTCCACGGAATCTGCGCATCCACCTGGTCGAGGAACCTGACGATGCGGTCCTTGACGCCCTGCAATTCCTCGCCGGCCTCCCGGATCACGCGGTCGAGATCGTCGGGGTCGAAGCCGAACGGCCTGTTGTCACCCATCACTGTCTCCTGACTTCGGCGGGACACCTCCAGTGTGGCCGCGGATGCCGCTCGGCGCCACGACGGCTGCCGACCCCCACCGGAAAATACCGCACACCACCTTCGCCGACGCTGTGGAGCGCACTCGGCAGGCGCTCCCCGAGCGGGGCTTCGGCGTGCTCACCGACATCGACATGATCGCGACGCTGAAAGCGAAACTCGGTGAAGACATGGAGGACTACCTCATC
It includes:
- a CDS encoding metallopeptidase TldD-related protein; its protein translation is MIAPQQLVEQVLARATVDETIVIVTDASEAALRWAGNSMTTNGVSTSRSWTVISIVRAGEDAKVGIVTSASVDAADIDGVVRSAEIAARAATPASDAMPLLTGSGTDEHWETPAERTEIGAFEQLAQDLSMGFDGDDQLYGFAHHQLHTTWLGTSTGIRRRFAQPTGSVEINGKRGDASAWVGTSTKDFTDVASVKLLQDLSTRLDWARNRVELPAGRYETILPPSAVADLMIYLMWTMEGRAAEEGHSALSAPGGTRVGEKLSALPLTLSSDPAALGLEYAPFVVTGSSSEALSVFDNGMEAGRVDWVRDGTVNALAYPRAAAKEFGAEVTVPGDNLILDAGGSVSLDQIVAETERGLLLTTLWYIREVDPATLLLTGLTRDGVYLVENGKVTAAVNNFRFNESPLDLLRRVTQAGATERTLPREWKDWFTRTAMPPLRIPDFHMSSVSKAL
- a CDS encoding TldD/PmbA family protein, translating into MTAPRQVDPEFLALPLRSLADAALTAARAAGASHADLRVHRLTSQSLRLRDGEVQSAVDTDELGFAVRVVVDGTWGFASHAELTPATAAATAEQAVAVARALRGLNREHVELAGEPVYTDVHWVSDYDVDPFEVPASDKISLLGEYSHRMLASDGVDHVTAGCLQVKEQTFYADLAGSSIVQQRVRLHPQLEATTVDQSAGVFETMRTLAPPVGRGWEYVAGDGVWDWTGELAEIPHLLAEKVKAPSVVAGPTDLVIDPTNLWLTIHESIGHATEYDRAIGYEAAYAGTSFATPDLLGTLRYGTPIMHVTADRTERHGLATVGYDDEGVATQSWDLVADGLLVGYQLDRAFAPRLGLDRSNGCSYADSPHHVPIQRMANVSLQPDPDTDRSTDDLISGVEDGIFVVGDKSWSIDMQRYNFQFTGQRFYRIRGGKLDGQLRDVAYQATTTDFWGSMDAVGGRSTWQLGGAFNCGKAQPGQVAAVSHGCPSALFRGVNVLNTRTEGGR
- a CDS encoding TSUP family transporter; the protein is MNVGDWALLLTAATAAGWVDAVVGGGGLILIPALFLVAPQLTPQAALATNKLTAFTGTSAAVVTFARRIPMNWRLLVPAGLLAAITSALGAATVSRIDKDVFIPLIMAVLVGVAVFVTIRPQLGTTLAKDPPTRRKVVAVVLLSAGLLGFYDGLFGPGTGTFLIISFATFLGTEFVRSAAMAKVINLGSNLGALVFFAVTGHVLWALGLSMAVCNVIGAVTGSRMALSRGAGFVRITLLMVVIAMVIRLGWQQFG
- a CDS encoding sensor histidine kinase is translated as MRRFSLWLRGKPTVADSMLAAILFALEVFAFTAAGDRSPWVQLVLGFLLCLPIVWRRTYPRAAAGAILVVSITITFVSYSIDDLRAEHPGLLALAVGLYTLVAYVDRRAAALYAVGLVLDSALAIWLLEQGPLEAGLYSALIFALSWITAEFLGARRAYDEEVAARLAVADYDRDRRAEDAVAAERTRIARELHDVVAHAVSVMIVQADGASYALKNNPEIAKQALTNIASTGREALAELRRTVSLLRTEPATDDMPQHGTAGLARLVDMMRSAGLPVELELTGKLDDISPAVSLGVHRLVQESLTNVLRHAGERPRAKVRVRRRETDVLVEITDNGNSTGQFSLGSGNGLLGMRERVAVLHGTLEAGRQTDGSWRVTAELPLELEE